A region from the Aquimarina sp. ERC-38 genome encodes:
- a CDS encoding leucine--tRNA ligase: MSYDFREIESKWQKYWAKHQIFKAENQSEKEKFYVLDMFPYPSGAGLHVGHPLGYIASDIYARYKRHQGFNVLHPQGYDSFGLPAEQYAIQTGQHPAVTTRENIARYREQLDKIGFSFDWSREVKTSDPEYYKWTQWIFIQLFDSWYDNTTDKARPIAELITVFKKEGNTTVNAVCDENISKFPAEEWNQYTEKEQQQLLLKYRLTYLAETEVNWCPQLGTVLANDEIVNGVSERGGYPVVRKKMTQWSMRITAYAERLLQDLQTIDWPQPLKDSQTNWIGKSVGALVKFRVMSDELSNSELLTPHSKLEIEVFTTRPDTIFGVTFMTLAPEHELVAKITTPEQKEAVEAYVEATAKRSERERMADVKTISGVFTGAYAEHPFTKKPVPIWIGDYVLAGYGTGAVMAVPCGDQRDYDFANHFKNQPGMPPIFNIFKDVDISKEAYTDKQNTIITNSDFLDDLDYKEANRVAIETLKVLGQGERQINYRLRDAVFSRQRYWGEPFPVYYVDGMPQMIAKEHLPIKLPEIEKYLPTETGEPPLGRAKEWYWLEKDGTGKIVSKKEFENISSPDRKGGALELNTMPGWAGSSWYLFRYMDPKNVNEIASKEALDYWQNVDLYIGGSEHATGHLLYSRFWTKFLYDREIVPVREPFKKLINQGMILGESAFIHQIGVNFGGFINPELKLSTEDNKKLETLRNKYNIIENRLYSYDLMKIFRKHYNKPRNKEEIQHNYIREKLTTKVQNLVSKEVKEMNLKGKIMITSFKYYKIHVDTSLLKGTTNALDIEAFRLWRPEFKNAEFILDNGEIYKEIDSSPSGRPGGDFIVSREVEKMSKSKYNVVNPDDICEQYGADTLRLYEMFLGPLEQAKPWNTAGITGVHNFLKKLWKLYHSGEKGSFYTIDTTIAEEKEGAKILHKTIKKVQDDIENFSFNTSVSTFMIAVNELTAAKCYSKSVLEPLLILLSPYAPHISEELWSKFGHQQSIATAPFPIYDAKFVQESTKTYPVSFNGKKRFEMELSLDLTKDQIEAAVMQHEKTQQQLSGRAPKKVIIVPGKIVNIVG; the protein is encoded by the coding sequence ATGAGTTACGATTTTAGGGAGATAGAATCCAAATGGCAAAAATACTGGGCAAAACACCAAATCTTTAAAGCTGAAAATCAAAGCGAAAAAGAAAAATTCTACGTACTAGATATGTTTCCGTATCCTTCCGGGGCAGGATTGCACGTTGGGCATCCCTTAGGGTACATTGCCAGTGATATCTACGCTCGTTACAAACGCCACCAGGGGTTTAATGTCTTACACCCGCAAGGCTACGATTCCTTCGGTTTACCGGCGGAGCAATACGCTATCCAAACCGGGCAACATCCTGCCGTAACTACTCGAGAAAACATTGCCCGGTACCGTGAACAATTAGATAAAATCGGATTTTCATTTGACTGGAGTCGCGAGGTAAAAACCAGTGATCCGGAGTATTATAAATGGACCCAATGGATCTTTATTCAACTCTTCGATTCCTGGTATGATAATACAACCGATAAAGCCCGGCCTATTGCCGAATTAATCACCGTTTTTAAAAAGGAAGGAAATACCACTGTAAATGCGGTTTGCGATGAAAATATTTCAAAATTCCCCGCCGAAGAATGGAATCAATACACCGAAAAAGAACAACAACAACTATTATTAAAATATAGGCTCACCTATCTAGCCGAAACTGAAGTAAACTGGTGTCCGCAACTGGGTACCGTACTAGCCAACGATGAAATTGTCAACGGAGTTTCGGAACGCGGGGGCTATCCGGTGGTAAGAAAAAAGATGACCCAGTGGAGTATGCGCATTACCGCCTATGCCGAACGCCTGTTACAAGACCTTCAAACCATCGACTGGCCACAACCCCTAAAAGATTCCCAAACCAACTGGATCGGTAAGTCTGTGGGAGCGCTGGTTAAGTTCAGAGTTATGAGTGATGAGTTAAGTAACTCTGAACTCTTAACTCCTCACTCTAAACTTGAGATAGAAGTTTTCACCACCCGCCCGGATACCATTTTTGGAGTGACGTTTATGACTTTGGCTCCGGAACATGAACTGGTGGCTAAAATCACTACACCTGAACAAAAAGAAGCCGTAGAAGCTTATGTGGAAGCTACAGCAAAACGTAGCGAACGCGAACGAATGGCAGATGTAAAAACAATCAGTGGGGTATTTACCGGGGCTTATGCCGAGCATCCTTTTACTAAAAAACCCGTTCCGATTTGGATTGGAGATTATGTATTAGCAGGATACGGAACCGGGGCAGTAATGGCGGTACCTTGCGGAGATCAACGGGATTATGACTTTGCCAATCATTTTAAAAACCAACCGGGGATGCCACCTATCTTTAATATTTTTAAAGATGTTGATATTTCCAAAGAAGCCTATACCGATAAACAAAACACCATCATCACTAACTCCGATTTCCTAGATGATCTTGATTATAAAGAAGCCAATCGGGTGGCTATTGAAACTTTAAAAGTATTAGGACAGGGCGAACGCCAAATCAATTATCGACTACGGGATGCAGTTTTTAGCCGACAACGCTATTGGGGCGAACCTTTCCCGGTTTATTATGTAGACGGAATGCCACAAATGATTGCCAAAGAGCATTTACCCATAAAACTACCGGAAATTGAAAAATACCTCCCCACCGAAACCGGGGAACCCCCTTTAGGCAGGGCAAAAGAATGGTATTGGTTAGAAAAAGACGGAACCGGTAAAATAGTAAGTAAAAAAGAATTTGAAAATATCTCTTCTCCAGATAGAAAAGGTGGGGCTTTAGAATTAAACACCATGCCAGGTTGGGCAGGAAGCTCCTGGTACCTGTTTAGATATATGGATCCAAAAAATGTCAACGAAATTGCATCCAAAGAAGCCTTGGATTATTGGCAAAACGTCGATTTATATATTGGTGGAAGCGAACATGCCACCGGGCATTTATTATACTCACGGTTTTGGACTAAATTTTTATACGATCGCGAAATCGTTCCGGTTCGTGAACCTTTTAAAAAGTTGATTAATCAGGGGATGATTTTGGGGGAGAGTGCTTTTATTCATCAAATAGGAGTTAATTTTGGAGGTTTTATCAATCCAGAATTAAAACTTTCAACTGAAGACAACAAAAAGTTAGAAACTTTAAGAAATAAATATAACATCATAGAAAATAGGCTTTACTCCTATGATTTAATGAAGATCTTCAGAAAACACTATAATAAACCTCGAAATAAAGAAGAGATACAACATAATTATATTCGTGAAAAACTAACTACTAAAGTTCAAAATTTAGTTTCGAAGGAAGTTAAAGAAATGAACTTAAAGGGGAAAATCATGATAACTTCTTTCAAGTATTATAAGATTCATGTTGATACGTCCTTATTAAAAGGAACTACAAACGCACTTGATATTGAGGCTTTTAGATTGTGGCGTCCAGAGTTTAAAAATGCCGAATTTATTCTAGATAATGGTGAGATCTATAAAGAAATAGACTCCTCTCCTTCGGGGAGGCCGGGAGGGGATTTTATAGTATCCCGCGAAGTCGAAAAAATGTCCAAATCCAAATATAACGTCGTTAACCCCGATGATATTTGCGAGCAATACGGTGCGGATACCTTACGTTTATATGAAATGTTTCTAGGACCGCTAGAACAAGCCAAACCCTGGAATACCGCCGGAATTACGGGCGTACATAATTTCCTGAAAAAACTATGGAAACTCTACCATTCCGGTGAAAAAGGAAGCTTTTATACCATAGATACAACAATTGCCGAGGAAAAAGAGGGGGCTAAAATATTACATAAAACCATTAAAAAAGTACAGGATGATATTGAGAACTTCTCTTTCAATACTTCCGTAAGTACCTTTATGATTGCGGTAAACGAATTAACGGCAGCTAAATGTTATTCCAAATCTGTTTTAGAACCCCTTTTAATTCTTTTATCACCCTATGCCCCGCATATTAGTGAAGAATTATGGAGTAAATTCGGACATCAACAATCCATTGCGACCGCTCCGTTTCCGATATATGACGCAAAATTTGTACAGGAAAGTACTAAAACCTATCCGGTTTCCTTTAACGGTAAAAAACGTTTTGAGATGGAATTATCACTGGATTTAACCAAAGATCAAATAGAAGCAGCGGTAATGCAACATGAAAAAACCCAACAACAACTTTCCGGTCGAGCCCCTAAAAAAGTAATTATTGTTCCCGGAAAAATTGTAAATATTGTAGGATAA
- a CDS encoding ketopantoate reductase family protein, with product MHIAVIGAGGVGAYFGGKLAHSGQKVTFIARGESCKVLQTNGLQVKSIAEETYITKNFKVFPNISDLQHPDIVLICTKSWQVAEVAKELATVIHPNTVVIPLQNGADNVDKLLQHLDKQNIMGGLCKLYSKLEQPGVVNHFGHTPELIFGEIERGLISERAKTIHTILNSGGFKCTLSKDIWVDIWTKFMFIATVSGLGGLTRTPIQQMYQNVKLRTLLKQTAEEIYEISQAKDIGLPSNIVATTMNFISKQPEGATASTQRDLMQGKPSELDNFNGYIVREGERLHIATPVNNFIYHCLKPMEEKARKV from the coding sequence ATGCACATAGCAGTTATCGGTGCCGGGGGTGTAGGCGCTTATTTTGGAGGAAAACTGGCACATTCCGGTCAGAAAGTTACCTTTATCGCCAGGGGCGAAAGTTGTAAAGTTTTACAAACAAACGGGTTACAGGTAAAGAGTATTGCTGAAGAAACTTATATAACTAAAAACTTTAAAGTATTTCCAAACATCAGTGATTTACAACATCCGGATATCGTCTTGATCTGTACTAAATCCTGGCAGGTCGCCGAAGTGGCAAAAGAACTGGCAACAGTTATTCATCCCAATACGGTAGTGATTCCCTTACAAAACGGGGCAGATAATGTTGACAAGCTATTACAACACCTGGACAAACAGAACATAATGGGCGGGCTTTGCAAATTGTACAGTAAACTGGAACAACCCGGGGTGGTGAACCATTTTGGGCATACTCCCGAACTTATATTTGGAGAGATAGAACGAGGGCTTATTTCAGAAAGAGCAAAAACGATCCATACTATTTTAAACAGTGGCGGATTTAAATGCACACTATCTAAAGACATTTGGGTGGATATCTGGACTAAATTTATGTTTATCGCCACCGTAAGCGGACTAGGAGGCTTAACCCGAACGCCCATTCAGCAAATGTATCAAAACGTAAAATTACGTACCTTATTAAAACAAACCGCCGAAGAAATTTATGAAATTAGCCAGGCAAAAGACATCGGTTTACCTTCAAATATAGTTGCAACTACCATGAATTTTATCAGTAAACAACCCGAAGGAGCCACGGCTTCTACCCAGCGGGACTTAATGCAGGGCAAACCTTCAGAATTAGATAATTTTAATGGGTATATCGTACGTGAAGGAGAACGTCTACATATTGCAACCCCGGTCAATAATTTTATCTACCACTGCCTAAAACCTATGGAAGAAAAAGCAAGAAAAGTCTAG
- a CDS encoding type II toxin-antitoxin system HicA family toxin: MKCSELYRILTKDGWYAISQKDSHVKMRHKTKNNTTIFPIMVVRKWVRV; encoded by the coding sequence ATGAAATGTTCCGAGCTCTATCGTATTTTGACGAAAGACGGTTGGTATGCTATATCTCAAAAAGATTCGCACGTTAAAATGAGGCATAAAACCAAAAATAATACCACTATATTTCCCATCATGGTAGTCAGGAAATGGGTAAGGGTTTAG
- a CDS encoding SulP family inorganic anion transporter: MFKHLKSDIPASIVVFFVALPLCLGIALASGAPLFSGLIAGIIGGIVVGALSGSQIGVSGPAAGLAAIVLTAIGTLGGYQNFLVAVVLGGIIQILFGVLKAGIIGYYFPSSVIKGMLTGIGIIIILKQIPHFFGYDKDPEGDFSFLQVDGQNTFSEILNSVNYISPGATLIALISLGILLLWSNVLVKKGRIFQLIQGPLVAVVVGIIFYLTTQSSDTWGISPEHLVSVPIPDNLSSFLGQFSFPNFSAITNPQIWVTGFTIALVASLETLLCVEATDKLDPEKGVTPTNRELLAQGTGNILSGLIGGLPVTQVIVRSSANIQSGGKTKMAAILHGFLLLISVILIPGLLNKIPLSVLAAILFIVGYKLAKPALFKTMYQLGWKQFVPFIVTVVGIVFTDLLVGIGLGLLVGIVVILIKSYQNSHFLHIQDKSDGVHRINMTLAEQVTFFNKGAILKELDTLPENTVLTLDVRKTKFLDYDIIEILEDFSEKAKSRNITIHLISERGEVKNPDSYIEFFMKPKLTEPI; this comes from the coding sequence ATGTTTAAACACTTAAAAAGTGATATTCCGGCAAGTATTGTGGTCTTTTTTGTCGCATTGCCTTTATGTCTGGGTATTGCCCTTGCCAGTGGCGCCCCTTTATTTTCAGGATTAATTGCGGGTATTATTGGAGGTATTGTGGTAGGTGCTTTGAGTGGATCACAAATTGGGGTCAGTGGTCCGGCTGCCGGATTAGCCGCTATTGTATTAACGGCAATAGGTACTTTGGGAGGCTATCAGAATTTTCTGGTGGCCGTGGTACTTGGAGGCATTATTCAAATATTATTTGGAGTTTTAAAAGCAGGGATCATCGGATATTATTTTCCCTCTTCGGTAATTAAAGGAATGCTAACCGGGATTGGGATTATCATTATTTTAAAACAAATCCCTCATTTCTTTGGCTATGATAAGGATCCGGAAGGAGATTTTTCGTTTCTTCAGGTAGATGGTCAAAATACCTTTTCAGAAATATTAAATTCGGTCAATTATATTAGCCCGGGAGCAACCTTAATTGCGTTGATCTCTCTGGGAATATTGTTATTATGGTCTAACGTACTGGTAAAAAAAGGCAGGATTTTTCAGTTAATTCAAGGTCCGCTGGTAGCCGTAGTCGTTGGTATTATTTTTTATTTAACTACGCAATCCTCGGACACCTGGGGGATTTCACCCGAGCATTTAGTAAGCGTTCCTATTCCGGATAACCTTAGTTCTTTTTTAGGACAGTTCAGTTTTCCCAATTTTTCGGCAATTACAAACCCTCAAATTTGGGTAACCGGATTTACCATTGCGTTAGTTGCCAGTCTGGAAACCTTACTTTGCGTAGAAGCAACAGATAAACTAGACCCTGAAAAAGGAGTGACCCCTACTAACCGGGAGTTACTTGCCCAGGGAACCGGTAATATTTTATCCGGATTAATAGGTGGATTGCCGGTAACTCAGGTGATTGTTCGTAGTTCAGCCAACATTCAATCCGGCGGAAAAACTAAAATGGCGGCTATCCTTCACGGTTTTTTATTATTAATTTCAGTAATCTTAATACCCGGATTATTAAATAAAATCCCACTTTCCGTATTAGCAGCTATCTTATTTATTGTAGGGTATAAATTAGCAAAACCTGCCTTATTTAAAACTATGTATCAACTGGGTTGGAAACAGTTTGTTCCATTTATTGTAACCGTAGTAGGGATTGTTTTTACAGATTTGTTAGTAGGAATTGGATTGGGCTTGCTAGTAGGTATTGTGGTTATTCTTATCAAAAGTTACCAAAATTCTCACTTTCTTCATATTCAGGATAAAAGTGACGGCGTACATAGGATCAATATGACCCTGGCAGAACAGGTTACTTTTTTTAATAAAGGCGCTATTTTGAAGGAATTGGATACATTGCCTGAAAATACTGTTTTAACTTTGGACGTGCGGAAAACGAAGTTCCTGGACTACGATATTATCGAGATTCTGGAAGATTTCTCTGAAAAAGCTAAAAGTAGAAATATTACCATTCATTTAATATCCGAACGAGGAGAAGTAAAAAACCCAGATAGTTATATTGAATTTTTTATGAAACCTAAATTAACAGAACCCATCTAA
- the lgt gene encoding prolipoprotein diacylglyceryl transferase has protein sequence MLINWNPDPEITRLFGILPIRYYGLFFVTGLLLGVQVVKKVYKSEGVPVAYLETLASYLFLGTIIGARLGHCLFYDFDYYADHILEMFIPFREVKGSWQFTGFTGLASHGGAIGILVAITIYCIKYKMPFLKIMDYLSIGIPVGCIFIRLGNFMNSEIYGKPTNGDYGVVFMRDDLIPRHPTQLYEAFLYLLVFITVYFYYQKLRPKYDGVLFGIFLIGMFVSRFLVEFFKENQVAFEDNMTLNMGQWLSIPFIVIGVFFLFYNQVFGKNTAEFT, from the coding sequence ATGCTTATCAATTGGAATCCTGATCCTGAAATTACCCGTTTATTTGGGATACTTCCTATACGCTATTACGGGTTGTTTTTTGTAACAGGCTTACTGTTAGGGGTACAGGTGGTCAAAAAAGTATATAAATCCGAAGGGGTTCCTGTGGCATATTTAGAAACCTTGGCGTCGTATTTGTTTCTAGGAACAATTATCGGGGCAAGGTTGGGACATTGTTTGTTTTATGATTTTGACTATTATGCTGATCATATTCTGGAAATGTTTATTCCTTTTCGAGAAGTGAAGGGTAGTTGGCAATTTACCGGCTTTACCGGATTGGCCAGTCACGGTGGAGCCATTGGCATTTTAGTTGCCATCACTATCTACTGTATAAAATATAAAATGCCGTTCTTAAAAATTATGGATTACTTGAGTATCGGGATTCCGGTAGGTTGTATTTTTATTCGTTTAGGTAATTTTATGAATTCTGAAATTTACGGGAAACCTACAAACGGGGATTATGGAGTGGTTTTTATGCGGGATGATTTGATCCCCAGACATCCAACACAATTGTACGAAGCTTTTTTATATTTGCTAGTTTTTATAACAGTATACTTTTATTACCAAAAGCTTCGCCCTAAATACGACGGCGTTCTTTTTGGGATCTTTTTAATTGGCATGTTTGTTTCCCGCTTTCTAGTTGAATTTTTTAAAGAAAACCAAGTTGCCTTTGAAGATAATATGACCTTAAATATGGGACAATGGTTAAGTATACCTTTTATCGTCATTGGCGTGTTCTTTTTATTTTATAATCAGGTGTTTGGGAAAAATACAGCTGAATTTACTTAA
- a CDS encoding cell division protein FtsX, with product MSSSFEKYQKRRLISSYFSVVISISLVLFLLGLLGLLILNTKKVADHFKEKIPVSIYLKDTAKEVEIKQLEKSLALADYTKSTQFISKEEAAESLSKEIGEDYMDFLGYNPLQNAIDVYLKADFVDEVKIEEIVSSLQQKNFVDEVDVSKPLISLLNDNIKKISFWVLLISGIFTFIAVLLINSSIRLSVYSKRFIIKTMQMVGATKSFIRKPFIWKSIRLGIVGAIVAIIGVGVVLFYLDKTFPELSLLKDIPLLVGLFLGVFGMGVIITWISTFFATQRFLNLRTDELYY from the coding sequence ATGAGTTCTTCTTTTGAGAAATATCAAAAAAGAAGATTAATTTCTTCTTATTTTTCGGTGGTTATTAGTATTTCCTTGGTACTTTTTTTATTAGGCCTCCTGGGTTTGTTGATTTTAAATACTAAAAAGGTGGCGGATCATTTTAAAGAAAAAATTCCGGTTTCTATTTATTTAAAGGATACGGCAAAGGAGGTTGAAATCAAACAGCTTGAAAAAAGCCTAGCACTGGCAGATTATACAAAATCCACCCAATTTATTTCTAAGGAAGAGGCTGCGGAATCGCTAAGTAAGGAAATCGGAGAGGATTATATGGATTTTTTAGGGTATAATCCGCTACAAAATGCGATTGATGTGTATTTAAAAGCGGATTTTGTAGATGAGGTTAAAATTGAAGAAATTGTAAGCTCTTTACAACAAAAGAATTTTGTAGATGAAGTTGATGTAAGTAAGCCACTTATTTCGCTATTAAATGATAACATTAAAAAGATCAGTTTTTGGGTCTTATTAATTAGCGGCATTTTTACGTTTATAGCCGTGCTTTTGATTAATAGTTCGATTCGGCTTTCTGTTTATTCTAAACGTTTTATTATTAAAACCATGCAAATGGTAGGGGCTACTAAATCTTTTATCCGGAAACCTTTTATCTGGAAATCTATCCGGTTAGGTATCGTAGGGGCTATTGTCGCCATCATTGGCGTAGGTGTGGTGCTTTTTTACCTGGATAAGACTTTTCCGGAATTGTCTTTATTAAAGGATATTCCTCTATTGGTAGGATTATTTTTAGGTGTTTTTGGGATGGGGGTGATTATTACCTGGATCAGCACCTTTTTTGCTACTCAGCGCTTTTTAAACCTCCGAACGGATGAATTGTACTATTAA
- a CDS encoding carbonic anhydrase family protein — MRKAYTKEVQASISPDKALTLLKEGNQRFVENKKEDKDLLDQMKDTSRGQYPFATVLSCIDSRVSSELIFDQGIGDIFSARVAGNIVNEDMLGSMEFACKLAGTKIIVVLGHTSCGAVKGACDNAQMGNLTALLSKIKPAVVAVKEPSEASQRNSGNLKFVDEVAKKNVQLTLDNIRTRSQVLKEMEEHNEILLIGGMYDISSGKVTFFEA, encoded by the coding sequence ATGAGAAAAGCATATACTAAGGAAGTTCAGGCTTCTATATCACCGGATAAAGCCTTGACCTTATTAAAAGAAGGAAACCAACGTTTTGTTGAAAATAAAAAAGAAGATAAAGACCTCTTAGATCAAATGAAAGATACGAGCAGAGGACAATATCCGTTTGCTACCGTACTCAGTTGTATCGATTCCCGGGTATCTTCAGAACTTATTTTTGACCAGGGAATCGGGGATATTTTTAGTGCCAGGGTGGCGGGTAATATTGTAAACGAAGATATGCTGGGTAGTATGGAGTTTGCCTGTAAATTGGCTGGAACTAAAATTATCGTGGTGCTAGGTCATACCAGTTGTGGAGCGGTAAAAGGAGCCTGCGATAACGCACAGATGGGAAATTTAACCGCCTTACTTTCTAAAATTAAACCAGCTGTAGTTGCAGTAAAAGAACCTTCTGAAGCTTCACAAAGAAACTCGGGCAACCTGAAATTTGTCGATGAAGTGGCAAAAAAGAATGTTCAACTCACATTAGATAATATCCGAACGAGAAGTCAGGTTTTAAAAGAAATGGAAGAACATAACGAAATCCTATTAATTGGAGGAATGTACGATATCAGTTCGGGTAAGGTTACCTTTTTTGAAGCGTAG
- a CDS encoding helix-turn-helix domain-containing protein: MMLKKKTILLTVEKTNTGFSAFSKDYPILTTATSVPELINNAYEATNFYFEEEKINPESIQIKFEIDFEQFFKYFKVINAKFLAEKIGMNASLLSQYVQGHKKPSAKQTEKILSGIHQIGEELSGINLLQVV; this comes from the coding sequence ATGATGTTAAAGAAAAAAACAATACTACTGACAGTAGAAAAAACAAATACAGGATTTTCTGCATTTTCAAAAGATTATCCGATTTTAACAACAGCTACATCCGTACCTGAGCTTATCAATAATGCTTATGAGGCTACCAATTTCTATTTTGAAGAAGAAAAAATAAATCCGGAATCAATCCAAATCAAGTTTGAAATTGATTTTGAACAATTTTTTAAATATTTTAAAGTAATTAATGCAAAGTTCTTAGCAGAAAAAATAGGTATGAATGCATCTTTGTTATCACAATATGTTCAGGGGCATAAAAAACCATCGGCAAAACAAACTGAAAAAATACTTAGTGGTATACATCAAATTGGCGAGGAACTCTCCGGAATAAACCTTTTACAAGTAGTATAG